The following are encoded in a window of Telmatobacter sp. DSM 110680 genomic DNA:
- a CDS encoding ABC transporter permease: MTGLLQDVRFALRQLRKSPGFTITAVLMLALAICANSTVFSWIDGTMLHPIPKARNTSELVSVMRGQWSTSPAPPLSYLDYRDLRERNRTFSGMLAYHHDWLTLTGNGTPDRIYVANVSSNFFDVLGVKPELGRFFLPNEEAREGGARFVVLSYSLWKNKFGGDPAIISKPISLARQSGTIIGVAPEGFINAMPGVRHDAWLPLDPLGTDRYRMTHRSASYLNVLGRLKPGVTRQQATDDLENLMRQIVAEYPSDHIGANNITLDPMWRSPFGANVYLAKSLPILLAIAGFVLLLTCVNVATLALVRFVARRREIAIRESLGASRLQLMRQMALEGLIVSSAGGVLALILTSWTAKRFADFIPPNANPIVLNGTVDHNVIGIIVLLSALAVVICGAFPALRSSRVNAAEVLKEETASISGGHHRRLLSGLVVAQIALSLALLVSSALFLRTLRNMSDADPGFKQDHILTASMALGIAGYSDNEADAIEHKILDRVSALPGVQVAALGNWLPLSFNGRNADVYPENYVPKMHESHEVRRADVTAGYFSLMGIPITEGREFTRDDNRSAPPVAIVDQTLANRYWPGENPIGRHVKIWGRMYTVIGIAKNSKHQFVNETPEPMVYRSFFQNPDEPTLMVQTSGDPDSMARVVEEAIHQVDRQLVLFDVRSLRETTRASTIFPVMASTFAGIFAIIALILAATGIYGVISYRTQLRTHEIGIRVALGASRADVLRLVLMQGLRLTGMGLLLGLLLAFGLTRFIAGMLYGISATDPLTVIAVVLLLGVMAMMACYLPAHRAMRVNPVSAIREQ, encoded by the coding sequence ATGACGGGACTGCTTCAGGATGTTCGCTTTGCCTTGCGGCAACTGCGCAAGAGTCCGGGATTCACAATTACCGCAGTGCTGATGCTGGCGCTCGCTATCTGTGCTAACAGCACGGTCTTCAGTTGGATTGACGGGACCATGCTGCACCCCATTCCAAAGGCCCGGAATACCAGCGAACTGGTGAGCGTCATGCGCGGCCAGTGGAGCACCTCGCCCGCCCCGCCTCTCTCCTATCTCGACTACCGTGACCTTCGCGAGCGGAACCGCACCTTCAGCGGAATGCTTGCTTATCACCACGACTGGCTGACCTTGACCGGCAACGGAACCCCCGATCGAATCTACGTGGCAAACGTCTCGTCCAACTTCTTCGACGTCCTCGGTGTAAAGCCCGAACTCGGCCGCTTCTTCTTGCCGAACGAAGAAGCTCGGGAGGGCGGCGCGCGCTTCGTGGTGCTCAGCTATTCGTTATGGAAGAACAAATTCGGCGGAGATCCGGCCATTATCAGCAAGCCCATTTCGCTCGCTCGCCAATCAGGAACCATCATTGGGGTCGCACCGGAGGGATTCATCAATGCCATGCCCGGCGTACGCCATGATGCATGGCTCCCTCTCGATCCGCTCGGAACAGATCGGTACCGAATGACGCACCGCAGCGCCTCTTATCTCAACGTGCTGGGGCGGCTTAAACCGGGCGTCACTCGCCAGCAAGCTACGGACGATCTCGAAAACCTCATGCGCCAGATTGTGGCCGAATATCCCAGCGATCACATCGGCGCAAACAATATCACGCTCGATCCGATGTGGCGCTCGCCGTTTGGCGCGAACGTATATCTGGCCAAGTCTCTTCCGATTCTTCTGGCAATTGCCGGCTTCGTCTTGTTGCTCACATGCGTAAACGTCGCCACCCTGGCATTGGTACGCTTTGTCGCCCGCAGAAGAGAAATCGCCATCCGCGAATCGCTCGGGGCCAGCCGTCTGCAGCTCATGCGTCAGATGGCCCTCGAAGGATTGATCGTCTCCAGCGCAGGTGGCGTGCTCGCCCTTATCCTCACCTCCTGGACCGCCAAGCGATTCGCCGATTTCATCCCGCCCAACGCAAATCCAATCGTCCTGAATGGAACTGTGGATCACAACGTCATCGGAATCATCGTGCTGCTTTCAGCGCTTGCGGTGGTGATCTGTGGCGCCTTCCCTGCGCTGCGATCCTCCCGCGTCAACGCCGCCGAAGTGCTCAAAGAAGAGACCGCCAGCATCTCCGGAGGACATCACCGGCGTTTACTCAGCGGCCTCGTAGTTGCACAGATAGCTCTCTCGCTAGCCCTGCTCGTCTCGTCCGCGCTCTTTCTGCGTACGCTCAGAAACATGAGCGATGCTGATCCCGGCTTCAAGCAGGACCACATCCTTACCGCCTCCATGGCTCTGGGAATCGCCGGTTACTCTGACAACGAAGCTGACGCGATTGAGCACAAGATTCTCGACCGCGTTTCAGCTCTGCCCGGCGTTCAGGTTGCCGCGCTTGGCAATTGGCTGCCTCTCTCCTTCAATGGCAGAAATGCCGACGTCTATCCCGAGAATTACGTTCCCAAGATGCACGAGTCGCACGAGGTGCGCCGTGCCGATGTCACCGCCGGGTACTTCTCTCTGATGGGAATCCCCATCACTGAGGGCCGGGAGTTCACCCGCGACGACAACCGCAGCGCACCACCGGTGGCCATTGTCGATCAAACATTGGCCAACCGTTACTGGCCCGGTGAAAACCCGATCGGCCGTCACGTGAAGATCTGGGGGCGCATGTACACCGTGATCGGGATTGCAAAAAACTCCAAGCACCAGTTCGTGAACGAGACGCCGGAGCCGATGGTTTACCGGAGCTTCTTCCAGAACCCGGACGAACCAACGCTGATGGTCCAGACCTCCGGCGACCCAGACTCGATGGCGCGAGTCGTCGAGGAAGCCATTCATCAGGTCGATCGGCAACTTGTGCTCTTTGATGTCCGCTCTCTTCGCGAAACCACCCGCGCCTCCACCATATTCCCGGTCATGGCCAGTACTTTCGCTGGAATCTTCGCAATCATCGCCCTGATCCTGGCAGCGACCGGTATCTACGGGGTGATTTCTTACCGCACACAACTACGAACCCATGAAATCGGAATCCGCGTTGCTCTCGGTGCATCGCGCGCGGACGTCCTTCGCCTCGTTCTCATGCAGGGGCTTCGACTAACTGGTATGGGGCTCTTGCTCGGTCTTTTGCTCGCGTTTGGCCTCACACGGTTCATCGCCGGGATGTTGTATGGGATCAGCGCAACCGACCCACTCACAGTGATCGCCGTAGTTTTGCTGCTGGGAGTGATGGCGATGATGGCCTGCTACCTGCCCGCCCATCGCGCCATGCGTGTGAATCCGGTATCCGCGATTCGCGAACAATAA
- a CDS encoding winged helix-turn-helix domain-containing protein: protein MSHAVTGLVFEFGDFRLDCGRFELVRGGAPLRVERKPLELLILLVSRQGQLVTRAEIAQHLWSSEVFVDTEHGINTAIRKLRHLLRDDPVDPQFIQTVTGMGYRFVAATVAIGESATESSAASSVDSSTSEPVIAPEAPPPPPQELPKKPLAVQIAIVARFVALTVLFIVMGIGPRQIAGLLHRDANPPITSLAVIPLDNLSGDPNQEYFADGMTDELTTMLAKESTLRIVSRTSAMQYKAAHRPLPEIARALNVDAILEGSVSRSNGQVHMTLQLIRADTDAHLWAESYDRSANDVAALPNEAAEAIAHRLHSAVAAQGTVHTLSPEAHDAYLRGRYFLQKREPDKSAAYFQQVASIDPSWSQAYSGLASAVQIEGVFGSIGPQDAMTRSDAAARRAIELDPDNGEGYSALGLTQAIFEWNWSDAEGNLKRGIALSPNSSDAELNFAVYLDAVNRPEEAVKHMRRALEIEPVSFILNRHLGSTLFFARHYDEALVHLQQALEMEPDKRSFVAGWASRIYEMKGMRDEAVESDAYEAEMETSAAKASSLLAIYRRDGWNAYWEARMKILLARQNEHCVPYDIGVNYIRLGEPDLAFARISAAIDQKCWESNWMMVDPTLDSIRSDSRYKDLLKRMNLPH, encoded by the coding sequence GTGTCTCATGCTGTGACCGGTCTTGTCTTTGAATTCGGCGACTTCCGCCTCGATTGCGGACGTTTCGAACTCGTGCGCGGTGGTGCCCCCTTGCGTGTGGAGCGCAAACCGCTCGAGCTTCTCATCCTCCTCGTCTCGCGTCAGGGCCAGCTCGTCACTCGCGCTGAGATCGCTCAACATCTCTGGTCCAGCGAAGTTTTTGTCGATACCGAACACGGCATCAACACCGCCATCCGCAAGCTGCGTCACCTCCTTCGCGACGACCCGGTAGATCCGCAGTTCATTCAGACGGTTACGGGGATGGGTTATCGCTTTGTCGCTGCCACCGTAGCGATCGGAGAGTCAGCCACGGAGTCTTCTGCGGCTTCTTCCGTGGACTCTTCGACCTCAGAACCAGTCATTGCGCCCGAAGCTCCCCCACCGCCTCCCCAGGAATTACCGAAGAAACCGCTCGCCGTTCAAATTGCCATCGTTGCCCGCTTTGTCGCGCTTACTGTTCTGTTTATCGTGATGGGAATTGGTCCGCGACAGATTGCAGGGCTTCTGCATCGCGATGCGAACCCACCTATCACTTCTCTGGCCGTGATCCCTCTCGACAATCTCTCGGGCGATCCGAATCAGGAGTATTTCGCCGACGGCATGACCGACGAGTTGACGACCATGCTTGCCAAGGAATCGACCCTGCGCATTGTTTCCCGGACGTCTGCCATGCAGTACAAGGCTGCCCACCGTCCGTTGCCCGAAATCGCTCGCGCCCTCAACGTCGACGCCATCCTCGAGGGTTCCGTATCCCGCTCCAACGGCCAGGTGCACATGACCCTTCAGCTCATCCGCGCCGACACCGACGCGCACCTCTGGGCTGAAAGCTATGACCGCAGCGCAAACGACGTCGCCGCACTGCCGAATGAGGCCGCGGAGGCTATCGCGCACCGGCTTCACAGCGCAGTCGCCGCTCAGGGAACCGTCCACACTCTAAGTCCCGAAGCGCATGATGCCTACCTGCGAGGCCGCTATTTTCTCCAAAAGCGCGAACCGGACAAAAGCGCGGCCTACTTTCAGCAGGTCGCTTCCATCGATCCTTCATGGTCCCAGGCATACTCCGGTCTTGCCTCCGCCGTGCAGATCGAAGGTGTCTTCGGCAGCATCGGACCGCAGGATGCGATGACCAGGAGCGATGCGGCTGCACGACGGGCCATTGAACTCGATCCCGACAACGGGGAAGGATATTCTGCACTCGGCCTTACGCAGGCCATCTTCGAATGGAACTGGTCGGACGCAGAAGGGAATCTGAAGCGAGGAATTGCACTGAGTCCCAATAGCTCTGACGCCGAACTGAATTTTGCGGTTTACCTCGACGCGGTTAACCGTCCGGAAGAAGCCGTTAAACACATGCGAAGAGCGTTGGAGATCGAACCGGTTTCGTTCATACTCAACCGGCACCTTGGATCGACGCTCTTTTTTGCACGGCACTATGATGAAGCGCTCGTACATCTGCAGCAAGCCTTGGAGATGGAGCCCGACAAACGAAGCTTCGTGGCTGGATGGGCAAGCAGGATCTATGAGATGAAAGGAATGCGGGATGAGGCTGTGGAGTCTGACGCATACGAGGCTGAGATGGAAACATCGGCTGCCAAAGCGAGCAGCCTGCTTGCAATCTACAGACGCGATGGGTGGAACGCCTACTGGGAAGCACGAATGAAGATCCTGCTAGCCCGTCAGAATGAACACTGCGTTCCTTACGATATCGGGGTCAATTACATCCGCCTCGGAGAACCAGATCTGGCATTTGCACGAATCAGTGCGGCCATTGACCAGAAGTGCTGGGAGTCGAACTGGATGATGGTGGACCCAACCCTGGACAGTATCCGATCCGACAGTCGATATAAAGACCTTCTTAAACGGATGAATCTGCCACATTGA
- a CDS encoding Rieske 2Fe-2S domain-containing protein, translating into MPLVTTTEAGVPIQGPSATLIYDDWYPALRTNTLRKGKLATAMLLNYPLVLGRLESGKLFAMRDSCPHRGIPLSEGWFDGNRVTCRYHGWEFEPCSGRCELIPSLSSHDHLDATRIYATAFPCEERDGHAWVYIPGPGAGKRSAAELSRAVPELAKFGSRFRRAHLSADLPCNVDHGIIGLMDPAHGPFVHQAWWWRSRASIREKTKKFEPIPEGFRMSAHAPSGNSAPYKLLGVYGQPVETTIDFTLPNRRTEIIRCGDKWFSSLTTVTPVTASTCRIDVIAAWNVFYNVPFLTPIAKFFGAKFVRQDQETMIQQAEGLKHNPSLMLIDDADKPAKWYFALKQARLEGMGKHPLDGPVELHWRS; encoded by the coding sequence ATGCCGCTGGTCACGACAACTGAAGCCGGAGTGCCGATCCAGGGACCGAGCGCGACCCTTATCTACGACGACTGGTATCCGGCTCTGCGCACCAACACTCTTCGTAAGGGCAAGCTGGCGACGGCGATGCTCCTCAACTATCCTCTGGTGCTCGGAAGGTTAGAGAGCGGGAAGCTCTTTGCGATGCGCGACAGCTGTCCGCACCGCGGGATTCCCCTGAGCGAGGGCTGGTTCGATGGCAATCGCGTGACGTGCCGGTACCATGGCTGGGAGTTTGAACCGTGCAGCGGACGATGCGAGTTGATTCCTTCGCTTTCGAGCCACGACCATCTGGATGCGACGCGCATTTACGCGACTGCATTTCCGTGTGAAGAGCGGGATGGGCATGCGTGGGTTTATATCCCCGGTCCCGGCGCCGGAAAGCGTTCGGCAGCCGAGCTTTCCCGCGCAGTCCCGGAACTTGCGAAATTTGGGTCACGTTTTCGCAGGGCGCATCTCTCCGCAGACCTGCCGTGCAATGTGGACCACGGAATCATCGGGCTGATGGATCCGGCGCACGGACCGTTTGTGCATCAGGCATGGTGGTGGCGTTCGCGAGCCAGCATTCGCGAGAAGACCAAGAAGTTCGAGCCGATTCCGGAGGGCTTTCGCATGAGCGCGCATGCCCCCAGTGGCAATTCGGCGCCTTACAAGCTGCTCGGCGTTTATGGGCAGCCGGTGGAAACGACAATCGACTTCACGCTGCCAAACCGGCGGACGGAAATCATCCGTTGCGGCGATAAGTGGTTCTCTTCACTGACGACGGTGACTCCAGTGACTGCGTCGACGTGCCGCATCGACGTGATCGCTGCGTGGAATGTTTTTTACAACGTGCCCTTTCTGACCCCTATCGCAAAATTCTTCGGCGCGAAATTTGTGCGGCAGGACCAGGAGACGATGATTCAGCAGGCTGAGGGGTTGAAACACAATCCCAGCCTGATGCTGATCGATGATGCAGACAAGCCGGCGAAGTGGTACTTCGCGTTGAAGCAGGCGCGGCTGGAAGGAATGGGGAAACACCCGCTCGATGGGCCTGTGGAACTGCACTGGCGGAGCTAG
- a CDS encoding DUF2339 domain-containing protein, translated as MDYFLIIVLGIVVLSVWNSSRDTRERLREAVDRLEREIEFLRSQVAALIRDNAKRNESPATPVESSTAPQAAQQPPRQAEPTQATHSVAPPVAAYKPAIKPAESTPPPAPAPSTIPEPATPPVAASQPPPAPAPAPKPASEIQPATQPTAAKEPASPIPPSKPAEPAKQPAPASAPPLHAAAAFQAEAVQQANAAAEKNERQFSLEQTLGANWLNKIGIAILVIGLAFFLAYKLQTWGPGGKVLCGFAVSFALLGGGVWLERKPTYRIFARGGIGGGWALAYFTTFAMYHLQAARIVDSLPVDLLLMMLVAAGMVGHSLRYKSQTVTALAFMLGFATLLTSHIEEPTQTVAFSLAASAILAIALVVVTTLRHWAVLELCGLIAVYSSHFVWLTRVLPDNHGDFAQFWPSTALILLYWLIFRLAYILRTPLDKREENLSSVSAILNSGGVLGLLKFQSAHPEWAFWALVALGIFEMALAWWAKEKRRQAFVVLSTIAVVLLVSSVPFRFHGVSWPVLWLVQAQVLAIAGLRLGEPIFRRLGLLVGVITGGVLALHDVMPLAIERAMAGDTSRHWSLTAGLALAAILYWTHAEIYPRRWPEIAASPLESLALKLSSWLALGAAATCLWVVLPDEWLPVGWISLFLVLVFLGHRFRATNPLLEGDVLGLGAAGLLFFDHVLPLAFFRLGNADTSHHAVETVVLSVAALAYWLRGEIFPRTLPPLDPEGSPAQTLRRWFAFILPCTSWLGLAAAAAALWVCMPDPWLPLGWVALFLVLVILGHRFNATMPPLEGDVLALATAGVLIFHHVLPLVFFRFENADPSRHAVFTTVLSLTALAFWSRAELFPRFLPKLTAVPIWDPAAWEAVMLPLASCIGTAAAATAIWVALPSAWVAVGWLGLVLALGLAADWVASKALPLQADALAITSLVGLFGWDLWHSDWNHRTPLLIAVALLYCGMRRKTVAGERNFVPAAYSWASAVLLLFLTFDILHDPWIAPVLVALCVALFEIGRFVKKGFLRWQGYMLIAVAFAVYLDHDLPYSIFGLSGQPNARQFTLVGSTLLEVLILITGGYLLLERTRDFTRTPKAEHIVGLLADAAGIFCLVVWFGVRFPFYVHGGEGWITAIWAAMATALMVLAWIMRRRTFMLQAIVLAVVAVLHGLLFDLIGESHGDFWHGILYRLSVAALILIAALPFAFKLRGRDFWTGASIKLSEPFIAALSKPEQWFFFAPFGMMVAALAVKLSSGHITIAWSLLGLGTFLFALVVGERSFRLAGLGLLLVSVAKILLMDVWALAPPDRYVTLIVLGTALLSVSFLYTRFSEKIRKFL; from the coding sequence ATGGACTATTTCCTGATTATTGTTCTGGGGATCGTTGTCCTTTCGGTCTGGAACAGCAGCCGCGACACCCGCGAACGCTTGCGTGAAGCGGTAGATCGCCTCGAACGCGAAATTGAATTTCTGCGCTCGCAGGTCGCCGCCCTGATTAGAGACAACGCGAAGCGCAACGAATCGCCCGCAACTCCAGTTGAGTCCTCCACCGCCCCTCAGGCGGCGCAGCAGCCCCCGCGTCAGGCTGAGCCAACACAAGCCACGCACAGTGTCGCGCCTCCCGTGGCAGCGTACAAGCCGGCAATCAAACCGGCAGAATCCACCCCGCCGCCTGCACCCGCTCCCAGTACGATTCCCGAACCTGCGACACCTCCAGTCGCAGCATCACAACCACCGCCCGCGCCGGCACCCGCGCCGAAGCCCGCTTCCGAAATTCAGCCTGCCACCCAACCCACTGCTGCGAAGGAACCCGCTTCGCCGATCCCACCCTCAAAACCGGCAGAACCAGCGAAGCAGCCCGCGCCGGCCTCTGCGCCACCCCTGCATGCTGCCGCAGCATTTCAAGCGGAGGCAGTTCAACAGGCAAACGCTGCCGCAGAAAAGAACGAACGCCAATTCTCACTCGAACAAACACTCGGCGCGAACTGGCTCAATAAAATCGGCATCGCCATCCTCGTCATCGGGCTGGCGTTTTTCCTCGCTTACAAACTGCAGACGTGGGGACCCGGCGGCAAAGTGCTCTGCGGATTCGCCGTAAGCTTTGCACTGCTGGGTGGCGGCGTCTGGCTCGAACGCAAACCAACCTACCGCATCTTCGCGCGCGGCGGCATCGGCGGAGGATGGGCCCTCGCCTACTTCACCACCTTCGCCATGTACCACCTGCAGGCTGCGCGCATCGTCGATTCGCTGCCCGTTGACCTGTTGTTGATGATGCTGGTCGCAGCCGGCATGGTTGGCCACTCCCTGCGCTATAAGTCGCAGACCGTTACCGCGCTGGCCTTCATGCTGGGCTTCGCCACACTGCTGACGAGCCACATCGAAGAGCCCACGCAGACCGTCGCCTTCTCCCTGGCAGCAAGCGCCATCCTTGCCATCGCGCTGGTCGTAGTCACGACCCTTCGTCACTGGGCAGTCCTCGAGTTGTGCGGATTGATCGCGGTCTACAGCAGCCACTTCGTCTGGCTTACCAGGGTTCTTCCCGATAACCACGGCGACTTCGCACAATTCTGGCCCTCGACTGCGTTGATCCTGCTTTACTGGCTGATTTTTCGACTGGCCTACATTCTCCGCACCCCGCTCGACAAGCGCGAAGAAAACCTGTCCAGCGTTTCGGCAATTCTTAACTCCGGCGGTGTGCTTGGGCTGCTCAAGTTTCAGTCGGCGCACCCGGAGTGGGCCTTCTGGGCATTGGTTGCGCTCGGCATCTTTGAGATGGCGCTTGCCTGGTGGGCGAAGGAGAAGCGTCGTCAGGCCTTCGTCGTGCTCTCCACCATCGCCGTCGTTCTGCTGGTCTCATCCGTGCCGTTCCGCTTCCATGGCGTGAGCTGGCCGGTGCTTTGGCTGGTGCAGGCGCAGGTGCTGGCCATCGCCGGTTTGCGGTTGGGTGAACCGATCTTTCGCCGCCTCGGCTTGCTTGTAGGTGTTATTACGGGCGGCGTCCTCGCCCTCCACGACGTCATGCCGCTCGCCATCGAGCGCGCAATGGCTGGCGACACCAGTCGCCATTGGTCATTGACCGCCGGACTCGCCCTCGCGGCGATTCTCTACTGGACCCATGCCGAAATCTACCCGCGACGCTGGCCTGAAATTGCAGCCAGCCCGCTGGAAAGCTTAGCTCTCAAGCTCTCAAGCTGGCTCGCACTCGGTGCAGCTGCAACTTGCTTGTGGGTCGTGCTGCCCGATGAGTGGCTCCCAGTAGGCTGGATCTCGCTGTTCCTGGTTCTCGTGTTCTTGGGCCACCGCTTCCGCGCCACCAATCCGCTGCTGGAGGGCGATGTTCTAGGGCTGGGCGCTGCGGGACTGCTGTTCTTCGATCACGTGTTGCCGTTGGCGTTTTTCCGATTAGGCAACGCCGATACCAGCCATCATGCGGTCGAGACCGTCGTGCTCTCGGTCGCGGCGCTTGCCTACTGGTTGCGCGGAGAGATTTTTCCGCGCACATTGCCGCCTCTTGATCCGGAAGGATCGCCGGCACAAACATTGCGTCGATGGTTTGCCTTTATCCTCCCCTGCACCAGTTGGCTTGGACTGGCCGCGGCCGCCGCTGCACTGTGGGTCTGCATGCCCGATCCCTGGTTGCCTCTGGGCTGGGTCGCGCTGTTTCTTGTTCTGGTTATTCTGGGCCATCGCTTCAATGCCACCATGCCGCCACTGGAAGGCGATGTGCTCGCTCTTGCCACTGCGGGCGTTCTTATCTTCCATCACGTTCTGCCGCTGGTCTTCTTCCGCTTCGAGAATGCCGACCCCAGCCGGCATGCCGTGTTTACAACCGTCCTGAGTCTCACCGCCCTGGCTTTCTGGTCCCGCGCCGAGTTGTTCCCGCGCTTCCTTCCAAAACTCACTGCAGTGCCCATCTGGGATCCAGCCGCTTGGGAAGCGGTGATGCTGCCTCTTGCCAGTTGCATTGGCACCGCCGCAGCAGCTACAGCCATATGGGTCGCGCTACCTTCCGCGTGGGTCGCAGTGGGATGGCTCGGGCTGGTACTCGCGCTCGGCCTTGCCGCAGATTGGGTCGCAAGCAAAGCGCTCCCGCTGCAGGCAGATGCGCTCGCGATCACTTCATTGGTTGGCCTCTTTGGTTGGGATTTGTGGCACAGCGACTGGAATCATCGCACTCCGCTCTTGATTGCTGTTGCCTTGCTGTATTGCGGCATGCGCCGTAAGACTGTTGCCGGCGAACGTAACTTTGTTCCCGCCGCGTACTCGTGGGCCTCGGCTGTCCTGCTTCTATTTTTGACTTTCGATATCCTCCACGATCCGTGGATCGCCCCCGTTCTTGTTGCGCTCTGCGTCGCGCTTTTTGAAATTGGTCGCTTCGTGAAGAAAGGCTTTCTGCGCTGGCAGGGATACATGCTGATCGCCGTCGCCTTCGCGGTATACCTTGACCACGATTTGCCTTATTCCATTTTTGGATTGTCGGGCCAACCAAATGCGCGACAATTTACCCTCGTTGGATCCACACTTCTCGAAGTCCTGATCCTGATCACCGGCGGCTACTTGCTGCTGGAGCGAACCCGGGATTTCACGCGCACCCCTAAAGCCGAGCACATCGTTGGTCTTCTCGCGGATGCTGCTGGAATCTTCTGCCTCGTAGTCTGGTTCGGCGTGCGTTTTCCGTTCTATGTACACGGAGGCGAGGGATGGATCACCGCCATCTGGGCCGCCATGGCAACCGCACTGATGGTACTGGCGTGGATCATGCGGCGTCGCACGTTCATGCTTCAAGCCATTGTCCTTGCCGTTGTGGCTGTCCTGCACGGTCTGCTCTTCGATCTGATTGGCGAATCCCATGGCGACTTCTGGCACGGAATTCTCTATCGCCTCTCGGTAGCTGCGCTGATCTTGATCGCCGCACTGCCCTTCGCGTTCAAACTCCGCGGCCGCGACTTCTGGACCGGCGCTTCAATCAAACTATCTGAACCTTTTATCGCAGCGCTCAGCAAACCGGAACAATGGTTCTTCTTCGCGCCCTTCGGCATGATGGTGGCGGCACTGGCCGTCAAACTCAGCTCCGGCCACATCACCATTGCGTGGAGCCTGCTCGGCCTCGGTACATTCTTGTTTGCTCTGGTGGTCGGCGAACGCAGCTTCCGACTCGCGGGGCTCGGCCTGTTGCTGGTGAGCGTGGCAAAGATTCTGCTGATGGATGTGTGGGCACTGGCGCCACCGGACCGCTACGTTACGCTGATCGTATTGGGAACCGCGCTGCTGTCTGTATCTTTTCTTTACACACGTTTCAGCGAGAAGATACGTAAATTCCTTTAG
- the gcvT gene encoding glycine cleavage system aminomethyltransferase GcvT has product MSTPAAPVAPALKKTALNATHRALKAKMVDFGGWDMPVEYPGPGGGLIAEHMAVRTGVGLFDVSHMGEIQFRGPGSLDAVQHITMNDASRLKDGQAHYSALLTPEGTFVDDILVHRLGENDYLLVVNAGTKDKDYAWIRQQVGSRPGIHVSDYSSYYSQLALQGPRALETLQKLTKVDLSAIKNYWFTFGQVAGIHNVLIARTGYSGEDGFEVYIPSDEATTVKMWEALMEAGAEFGIRPCGLGARNTLRLEAGMSLYGHEISEEINALEAGLDRFLKLDKEEFIGRDALLADKASGGPKRKIIGLEMVERGIGRDGYTVHDLEGKQIGVVTSGSPAPFLKTNIAMALVPASVAHSGSDVLVQCRANSVRAKQVPIPFYKRPKK; this is encoded by the coding sequence ATGTCCACACCTGCCGCACCAGTTGCTCCCGCACTTAAAAAGACAGCGCTCAACGCCACCCATCGCGCACTGAAAGCCAAAATGGTCGACTTCGGCGGCTGGGACATGCCCGTCGAGTACCCCGGTCCTGGCGGCGGGCTCATTGCCGAACATATGGCCGTGCGAACCGGGGTGGGGCTTTTTGACGTCAGCCACATGGGCGAGATCCAGTTTCGCGGGCCCGGCTCGCTGGACGCCGTGCAACACATCACGATGAACGATGCGTCGCGGCTCAAGGACGGACAGGCGCACTACTCCGCACTTCTCACGCCGGAAGGAACGTTTGTTGACGACATCCTGGTGCACCGGCTTGGCGAAAACGACTATCTGCTGGTAGTTAACGCGGGGACGAAGGACAAGGATTACGCGTGGATCCGCCAGCAGGTGGGCAGCCGGCCCGGTATCCATGTGAGCGACTATTCGAGTTACTATTCGCAGCTTGCATTGCAGGGACCCCGCGCACTGGAGACGCTGCAGAAGCTGACAAAGGTGGATCTGAGCGCGATCAAGAATTACTGGTTCACGTTTGGACAGGTTGCCGGTATTCATAATGTTCTGATTGCGCGTACCGGCTACAGCGGCGAAGACGGATTCGAAGTGTACATACCGTCAGATGAAGCAACCACCGTGAAGATGTGGGAAGCCCTGATGGAGGCTGGCGCGGAGTTCGGCATCCGGCCGTGCGGACTCGGGGCGCGGAATACGCTACGCCTCGAAGCGGGCATGAGCCTGTATGGCCATGAGATTTCAGAAGAGATCAACGCACTTGAGGCGGGACTTGATCGTTTTCTCAAACTCGACAAGGAGGAGTTCATCGGACGCGATGCTCTGCTGGCTGACAAGGCTAGCGGCGGACCGAAGCGCAAGATTATCGGCCTCGAAATGGTAGAGCGCGGCATAGGTCGCGATGGCTATACCGTGCACGATCTCGAGGGCAAGCAGATTGGTGTCGTCACTTCCGGTTCGCCTGCACCGTTTCTCAAGACGAACATTGCAATGGCGCTGGTTCCGGCGAGCGTAGCCCACAGCGGAAGCGATGTGCTGGTCCAGTGCAGGGCCAATTCGGTCAGGGCGAAGCAGGTGCCGATTCCGTTTTACAAGCGGCCGAAGAAGTAG